One window of Prionailurus bengalensis isolate Pbe53 chromosome B1, Fcat_Pben_1.1_paternal_pri, whole genome shotgun sequence genomic DNA carries:
- the EPGN gene encoding epigen, protein MAFGVPISVYLLFKAMTALTEEAAVTGTPSNTTQQSNWTVNKTEADYTEGPIALKFSHPCLEDHNSYCINGVCAFHHELEKAICRCFTGYTGERCEHLTLTSYAVDSYEKYIAIGIGVGLLLSGFLAIFYCYITKRCLKLKSPYNICSGGRPL, encoded by the exons ATGGCTTTCGGAGTGCCAATATCAGTCTATCTCTTATTCAAAG CAATGACAGCATTGACTGAAGAGGCAGCCGTGACTGGAACACCTTCAAACACAACCCAACAAAGCAACTGGACAGTTAACAAAACAGAAG CTGACTACACAGAAGGGCCCATAGCCTTGAAGTTCTCACATCCTTGCCTGGAAGACCACAATAGTTACTGCATCAATGGTGTTTGTGCATTCCACCATGAGCTGGAAAAAGCCATCTGCAG gtgtTTTACTGGTTATACTGGAGAAAGGTGTGAACACTTGACCTTAACTTCATATGCTGTGGATTCTTatgaaaaatacattgcaattggGATTGGTGTTGGATTATTATTAAGtggttttcttgctattttttactGCTACATAACAAAGag GTGTCTAAAATTGAAATCACCTTACAACATCTGTTCTGGAGGAAGACCACTGTGA